The following proteins come from a genomic window of Kitasatospora sp. NBC_01246:
- a CDS encoding family 20 glycosylhydrolase, translating to MRRSHRRGRRLVALATAVVTLPLTATLSQAAAAPPAPDPAPYALVPQPVSQQAVAGAGFTLTPQTRIAVLSRDSAAVGVGTYLAQLLGPATGYNLAVVKDDRAPKNAIVLDPDGPKSLGDEGYTLTSDERGVVVRAHGAQGLFRGVQTLRQLLPAAVESPTRQSRAWTVSPAKISDSPRYEYRGVMLDVARRFYPVAQVKRYIDEAAAYKINTLHLHLTDDQGWRIAIEGMPELTSIGASTQSGFTGGRDWYYSAADYKEIVSYATSRFMTVVPEIDGPGHTEAALASVPGLNCDDKAKAPYSGFDVGISLYCLEDAAHIGNTRRFLAKVIKEVAKLTPGPYIHLGGDETPDASPEEYAAYVKAATSATTGRDKTVMGWHQLGQSGVPANSLLQYWGEDEDRESIGTAEETKSIREVRQGVAQGAKFVMSPSDHAYLDMKYEVATPYGLSWSGYVSVQRAYEWDPTTSTAKPDGTGSVVPAERIAGVEAALWADRAYEGSNGLPTPDTRWPAPQDYADYMSFPRLPALAEVGWSPRSAHDWNSFRQRLAQQGPRWTAAGIGYYAAHGIPWPGVVKTVPGAHSVETGGKALDNPGGSTTDGTAPVLWSPNRGPNQTWTFAPQPDGSYTMTNKSSGKCAEATGAAGGAVVQRTCDNQTGQRWKITPGDNDQYTIASAATGLLVTAASAANGAMVTQQPDTGSALQHWSID from the coding sequence ATGCGCAGGTCGCACCGACGAGGCAGACGCCTCGTCGCACTCGCCACAGCCGTCGTCACCCTCCCGCTCACGGCCACGCTCTCCCAGGCCGCCGCCGCTCCTCCCGCCCCCGACCCCGCCCCCTACGCCCTGGTACCGCAGCCGGTCTCGCAGCAGGCAGTGGCGGGCGCCGGGTTCACCCTCACCCCGCAGACCCGCATCGCCGTCCTCTCCCGGGACTCGGCGGCGGTGGGCGTCGGCACCTACCTCGCCCAGCTGCTGGGCCCCGCCACGGGCTACAACCTCGCGGTGGTCAAGGACGACCGGGCGCCGAAGAACGCGATCGTGCTCGATCCCGACGGCCCCAAGAGCCTGGGGGACGAGGGCTACACCCTCACCTCCGACGAGCGCGGTGTCGTCGTCAGGGCGCACGGCGCCCAGGGCCTGTTCCGCGGCGTGCAGACGCTCCGGCAGCTGCTCCCCGCCGCGGTCGAGTCCCCCACCAGGCAGTCCCGTGCGTGGACGGTGTCGCCCGCGAAGATCTCCGACTCGCCCCGCTACGAGTACCGCGGCGTGATGCTGGACGTCGCCCGCCGCTTCTACCCCGTCGCCCAGGTCAAGCGCTACATCGACGAGGCGGCCGCGTACAAGATCAACACCCTCCACCTGCACCTGACGGACGACCAGGGGTGGCGCATCGCCATCGAGGGCATGCCGGAGCTGACCTCGATCGGCGCCAGTACGCAGAGCGGCTTCACCGGCGGCCGCGACTGGTACTACTCGGCAGCGGACTACAAGGAGATCGTCTCCTACGCCACGTCCCGCTTCATGACCGTGGTGCCCGAGATCGACGGACCCGGCCACACGGAAGCCGCCCTCGCGTCGGTACCGGGCCTGAACTGCGATGACAAGGCGAAGGCCCCCTACTCGGGCTTCGACGTCGGCATCAGCCTCTACTGTCTGGAGGACGCGGCCCACATCGGAAACACCAGGCGCTTCCTGGCGAAGGTCATCAAGGAGGTCGCCAAGCTCACCCCCGGCCCCTACATCCACCTCGGCGGCGACGAGACCCCGGATGCGTCCCCGGAGGAGTACGCCGCCTACGTCAAGGCGGCCACCTCGGCCACCACCGGCCGCGACAAGACCGTGATGGGCTGGCACCAGCTCGGCCAGTCCGGCGTCCCCGCCAACAGCCTCCTGCAGTACTGGGGTGAGGACGAGGACCGGGAGAGCATCGGCACCGCCGAGGAGACCAAGAGCATCCGCGAGGTCCGCCAGGGGGTCGCGCAGGGCGCCAAGTTCGTGATGTCCCCGTCCGACCACGCCTACCTGGACATGAAGTACGAGGTCGCCACCCCGTACGGCCTGAGCTGGTCCGGCTACGTGTCGGTGCAGCGCGCCTACGAGTGGGACCCGACGACCAGCACCGCCAAGCCCGACGGCACCGGCTCGGTCGTCCCGGCCGAGAGGATCGCCGGCGTCGAGGCCGCCCTCTGGGCCGACCGTGCCTACGAGGGCAGTAACGGCCTGCCGACCCCGGACACCCGCTGGCCCGCACCGCAGGACTACGCCGACTACATGAGCTTCCCCCGTCTCCCCGCGCTCGCGGAGGTCGGCTGGAGCCCCCGGTCCGCCCATGACTGGAACAGCTTCCGCCAGCGCCTGGCCCAGCAGGGCCCCCGCTGGACCGCCGCCGGGATCGGCTACTACGCCGCCCACGGCATCCCCTGGCCCGGCGTCGTGAAGACGGTGCCGGGCGCGCACAGCGTCGAGACCGGGGGCAAGGCGCTCGACAACCCCGGCGGCTCCACCACCGACGGCACCGCACCGGTGCTGTGGTCGCCGAACCGCGGCCCCAACCAGACCTGGACCTTCGCCCCCCAGCCCGACGGCTCCTACACCATGACCAACAAGTCGTCCGGCAAGTGCGCCGAGGCGACCGGCGCCGCCGGCGGCGCCGTCGTCCAGCGGACCTGCGACAACCAGACCGGTCAGCGCTGGAAGATCACCCCCGGCGACAACGACCAGTACACCATCGCCTCCGCCGCCACCGGCCTGCTCGTCACCGCCGCCTCGGCCGCCAACGGCGCCATGGTGACCCAGCAGCCCGACACCGGCTCCGCCCTGCAGCACTGGTCCATCGACTGA
- a CDS encoding AAA family ATPase, with amino-acid sequence MLLWINGPFGGGKTQTAHEIRRRLAGSVICDPEHVGFGLHRMMPPSLRGDFQDLPAWRQGVFEVLDRALTEHDGVVIAPMTVVEPAYLRETVGRLRKRGHDVRHFALLAERATVLRRLRERGFGHVVQFVAGKDAAPRRESFALSKLDVCLERLRQDEFAEHLWTDRLTVAQVAEHIAAASGLTLAPNTDSALRGRLRRTWTGVKHIRFD; translated from the coding sequence ATGCTCCTGTGGATCAACGGCCCCTTCGGCGGGGGCAAGACACAGACCGCGCACGAGATCCGGCGGCGGCTGGCGGGCAGCGTCATCTGCGACCCCGAGCACGTGGGTTTCGGCCTGCACCGGATGATGCCGCCCTCGCTGCGCGGGGACTTCCAGGACCTTCCCGCCTGGCGGCAGGGAGTGTTCGAGGTGCTGGACCGTGCTCTGACCGAGCACGACGGCGTGGTGATCGCGCCGATGACGGTCGTGGAACCGGCGTACCTCCGCGAGACCGTCGGTCGGCTGCGGAAGCGCGGCCACGACGTTCGGCACTTCGCGTTGCTGGCGGAGCGGGCGACGGTGCTGCGACGGCTGCGCGAGCGCGGCTTCGGGCACGTCGTGCAGTTCGTCGCCGGGAAGGACGCCGCTCCGCGCCGGGAGAGCTTCGCCCTGTCGAAACTCGACGTGTGCCTGGAGCGCCTGCGCCAGGACGAGTTCGCCGAGCACCTGTGGACCGACCGCCTCACCGTCGCGCAGGTCGCCGAGCACATCGCCGCCGCCTCCGGGCTGACGCTCGCCCCGAACACCGACAGCGCGCTCCGCGGGCGCCTTCGGCGGACGTGGACGGGTGTGAAGCACATCCGGTTCGACTGA
- a CDS encoding DUF1062 domain-containing protein encodes MHTDRKALWAVRQSALPTVVRQCPDCYSTRHRPSGKIRVNANGKLLDVWLLLSCAGCDRTSKVPVHERVHVSSLEPARRVAYETNDPAVVRELTISAALAAKTGYRLDWTGTWGLETRTPLYALDDPTPLRVLVTFELPAPIRVERLLALGLGLSRARIRRMLGDGRIHLPPALGAKAHRDFELTIQRPGSVDLAKPATLLGPPAPTGARTAPHPLGSLDTARQLSRSAGA; translated from the coding sequence ATGCATACCGACCGCAAGGCCCTGTGGGCCGTGCGCCAGTCCGCCCTGCCCACCGTCGTGCGCCAGTGCCCGGACTGCTACAGCACGCGTCACCGTCCCTCGGGCAAGATCCGCGTCAACGCGAACGGCAAGCTCCTCGACGTCTGGCTCCTCCTGAGTTGCGCGGGGTGCGACCGGACGTCCAAGGTGCCCGTCCACGAGCGCGTCCACGTCTCGTCGCTGGAGCCCGCCCGCCGGGTGGCGTACGAGACCAATGACCCCGCCGTGGTGCGGGAGTTGACGATCAGTGCGGCACTCGCCGCGAAGACCGGATACCGCCTCGACTGGACCGGCACCTGGGGCCTGGAGACCCGCACGCCCCTCTACGCGCTCGACGACCCGACCCCGCTCAGGGTGCTGGTCACCTTCGAGCTGCCCGCGCCGATCCGCGTCGAGCGGCTCCTCGCGCTCGGGCTCGGGCTGAGCCGCGCGCGGATCCGGCGCATGCTCGGGGACGGGCGCATCCACCTGCCGCCGGCCCTGGGCGCCAAGGCGCACCGGGACTTCGAACTCACGATCCAGCGTCCCGGCTCCGTCGACCTGGCGAAGCCCGCGACGCTCCTCGGCCCCCCTGCGCCGACCGGCGCGCGCACTGCTCCGCACCCTCTCGGATCGCTCGACACGGCGCGGCAGCTGTCGCGGTCGGCGGGGGCGTAG
- a CDS encoding nitroreductase family deazaflavin-dependent oxidoreductase, with amino-acid sequence MTDIDWDHPKDPAPGTWQLDHVKQYVGSNGAEGQHWKGTQTLLLTTVGRVSGQAVRTPLIYGEDGGRYLVVASKGGADDAPLWYRNLTADPRVRVQVGPTIVQGTARTATAAERAAFWPVMVGHWPAYDEYQARTDREIPIVVIDPA; translated from the coding sequence GTGACCGACATCGACTGGGACCACCCCAAGGACCCCGCGCCGGGCACCTGGCAGCTGGACCACGTCAAGCAGTACGTGGGCTCGAACGGCGCCGAGGGGCAGCACTGGAAGGGCACCCAGACCCTCCTGCTGACCACCGTCGGCCGGGTCTCCGGGCAGGCCGTCCGCACTCCGCTCATCTACGGCGAGGACGGCGGCCGCTACCTCGTCGTCGCCTCCAAGGGCGGGGCCGACGACGCGCCCCTGTGGTACCGGAACCTGACGGCCGACCCCCGGGTCCGCGTACAGGTCGGCCCGACGATCGTCCAGGGCACCGCGCGCACCGCCACCGCCGCGGAGCGGGCCGCCTTCTGGCCGGTCATGGTGGGCCACTGGCCCGCGTACGACGAGTACCAGGCCAGGACCGACCGCGAGATCCCGATCGTGGTCATCGACCCCGCCTGA
- a CDS encoding ABC transporter ATP-binding protein, which translates to MAKNAAEPRAAARKPLLQLTGVSRSYGEREVLHPVSLSLAAGECVALLGHNGSGKSTLLRVAAGRDAPSKGTVVFDGIPMDENDPRVRARVAVVGDTVACYPDLTVREHLLLVAVAHGVADAPDWVSQVLTDRMLTARADALPSALSSGQMQALLLACALVRPRDLLLLDEPEQRLDPDARRHLADLLRAELADGVAVLLVTHHTDLALDVADRVVVLEDGKILKQGATRKVLAADLAARTAAGSAGAR; encoded by the coding sequence ATGGCCAAGAACGCCGCCGAACCACGTGCCGCGGCTCGCAAGCCCCTGCTGCAGCTGACCGGCGTCAGCCGCTCGTACGGCGAGCGGGAGGTGCTGCACCCCGTGAGCCTGTCGCTGGCCGCCGGAGAGTGCGTGGCACTGCTCGGCCACAACGGATCGGGCAAGTCGACCCTGCTCAGGGTCGCGGCCGGACGCGACGCCCCCAGCAAGGGCACCGTGGTCTTCGACGGCATCCCGATGGACGAGAACGACCCCCGGGTCCGGGCCCGGGTGGCGGTGGTCGGCGACACCGTCGCCTGCTACCCCGACCTGACCGTCCGCGAGCACCTGCTCCTGGTAGCGGTCGCGCACGGGGTCGCCGACGCGCCCGACTGGGTCTCCCAGGTACTGACCGACCGGATGCTCACGGCACGGGCCGACGCGCTGCCCTCGGCCCTCTCCTCCGGACAGATGCAGGCCCTGCTGCTGGCGTGCGCGCTGGTGCGCCCGCGCGACCTGCTGCTGCTGGACGAGCCCGAGCAGCGGCTCGACCCGGACGCCCGCCGACACCTCGCCGACCTGCTCAGGGCGGAGCTGGCCGACGGCGTCGCGGTGCTCCTGGTCACCCACCACACCGACCTCGCCCTGGACGTGGCCGACCGGGTGGTGGTGCTGGAGGACGGCAAGATCCTGAAGCAGGGCGCGACCCGCAAGGTCCTGGCAGCGGATCTCGCGGCCCGCACCGCCGCCGGCTCGGCGGGTGCCCGGTGA
- a CDS encoding NIPSNAP family protein, giving the protein MITIHLKYEIDADKLADFEEYGRRWVGLVNRFGGTHHGYFLPSEGDSDIAYALFSFPGFAAYERYRTDSMTDPECQAAFELARSTGCIKRYERRFLRPLDVTS; this is encoded by the coding sequence ATGATCACCATTCATCTGAAGTACGAGATCGACGCCGACAAGCTGGCGGACTTCGAGGAGTACGGCCGCCGCTGGGTCGGGCTCGTCAACCGGTTCGGCGGGACGCACCACGGCTACTTCCTGCCGAGCGAGGGAGACAGCGACATCGCCTACGCCCTCTTCTCCTTTCCCGGCTTCGCCGCGTACGAGCGGTACCGCACGGACAGCATGACCGACCCGGAGTGCCAGGCGGCCTTCGAACTGGCCCGGAGCACCGGCTGCATCAAGCGGTACGAGCGCCGTTTCCTGCGCCCGCTGGACGTCACCTCCTAG
- a CDS encoding PKD domain-containing protein gives MPIRRRVGLAVAVASSAVAGAVLPPLAHADSADSGVLYVDNASHANCSDVGAGTSAQPYCTIQAAADAAQPGQTVRIAPGRGGYEEQVTVRRSGLPGKPITFNGELVYLSGTVPVGVRSWSTGTQPAPHGFVLAGVHDVTVTGLAIGGPQEGVLVQDSERIVLDRNSVAAGNPVSNGVRAYPNAAPGVRIVGRSTAVTLSRNVISDVGTAGVAVDAGVTGTVITTNQVTNNPAEGVLVTDAPGTVVVSNTFAQNCGSDLSLAGNSSGATVENNIVSKLPAFSCANGMQSPYANLTVSAGSTAGTKADYNVVAPAIGGSGYSWGGATYANPYAFKATGQGVHDYGADPQLGYRASGFGVVQYAPVAAQGVTDAADESAPGMLDSDVYGRPRADHPKIADTGTGTGFVDRGAVELQDTMSASVWTTPYPRAGHPLQARIGYAYTGGWAPAGARLDFGDGSQPVWANPGTVEIDHDYPTAGPYTVTLTATSETGLTRTSVSTVNIAPAGPISARLSVAQDDNTVARIKVTDKSDGPWPVSRYTVDFGDGSAPVVTDGSAPPNGLTHDYAVSGTYTVTETVTDDHGRSAGASVQQYVHGPLAGVPFTGSFAGPSTHLGLFDNGRWALSTQKSSAQAGTIWTFGSPGDVPVVGAWDNACRCRLGIYRPSTGTFALKHNDGSVSAVQFGDPGDIPAVGAWDRNGHDQLGIYRPSIGTLAVRHDDGSVTTMPFGDAGDLPVVGDWDGVGHAQFGLFRPGRNPGDPNLFILRHDDGSVSTATYGVKGDLPVVGDWLGKGRTTFGVFGPSTRLFTLSNAYAGQADVSFTIYG, from the coding sequence GTGCCCATCCGACGCCGCGTCGGCCTGGCCGTCGCCGTCGCGAGTTCCGCGGTCGCCGGCGCCGTACTGCCGCCGCTCGCCCACGCCGACTCCGCCGACTCCGGCGTGCTCTACGTCGACAACGCCTCCCACGCCAACTGCTCGGACGTCGGCGCGGGCACGAGCGCACAGCCGTACTGCACCATCCAGGCCGCCGCCGACGCCGCGCAGCCGGGTCAGACCGTCCGGATCGCGCCGGGCCGCGGCGGCTACGAGGAGCAGGTCACGGTCAGGCGGTCCGGGCTGCCCGGCAAGCCGATCACGTTCAACGGTGAGCTGGTCTACCTGTCCGGGACCGTCCCGGTCGGCGTGCGGTCCTGGAGCACCGGTACGCAGCCCGCCCCGCACGGCTTCGTCCTCGCGGGCGTGCACGACGTCACGGTGACCGGTCTGGCGATCGGGGGCCCGCAGGAGGGCGTGCTCGTCCAGGACTCCGAGCGGATCGTGCTGGACCGCAACAGCGTGGCCGCCGGCAACCCCGTCTCCAACGGCGTCCGCGCGTACCCGAACGCCGCCCCGGGTGTGCGCATCGTGGGCCGGAGCACGGCCGTCACGCTGAGCCGCAACGTCATCAGTGACGTGGGCACGGCCGGTGTGGCTGTCGACGCCGGCGTCACCGGGACGGTCATCACCACCAACCAGGTGACCAACAACCCGGCGGAGGGCGTGCTGGTCACCGATGCCCCGGGCACGGTGGTGGTGAGCAACACCTTCGCGCAGAACTGCGGGAGCGACCTGTCGCTGGCCGGGAACTCCTCGGGCGCGACGGTCGAGAACAACATCGTCTCCAAGCTCCCGGCCTTCTCCTGTGCGAACGGCATGCAGTCGCCGTACGCCAACCTGACGGTGTCGGCGGGTTCGACCGCTGGCACCAAGGCCGACTACAACGTCGTGGCGCCCGCCATCGGCGGGTCCGGGTACTCCTGGGGCGGCGCGACCTACGCGAACCCGTACGCGTTCAAGGCCACCGGCCAGGGCGTGCACGACTACGGCGCCGACCCCCAGCTCGGGTACCGCGCCAGTGGTTTCGGCGTCGTGCAGTACGCGCCGGTCGCCGCCCAGGGCGTGACGGACGCGGCCGACGAGTCCGCGCCCGGCATGCTGGACAGCGATGTCTATGGCCGCCCGCGGGCCGACCACCCGAAGATCGCCGACACCGGCACCGGAACCGGCTTCGTCGACCGTGGCGCGGTCGAGCTCCAGGACACCATGTCCGCCTCGGTCTGGACGACGCCTTACCCCCGCGCCGGGCACCCGCTGCAGGCCCGGATCGGCTACGCCTACACGGGGGGCTGGGCCCCGGCCGGCGCTCGCCTGGACTTCGGCGACGGCAGCCAGCCGGTGTGGGCGAACCCCGGAACCGTCGAGATCGACCACGACTACCCGACCGCCGGCCCCTACACGGTGACGCTCACCGCCACCAGTGAGACCGGCCTGACCCGCACCTCGGTCAGCACGGTGAACATCGCTCCGGCCGGCCCCATCTCGGCCCGCCTGTCGGTCGCCCAGGACGACAACACCGTCGCCCGGATCAAGGTCACGGACAAGAGCGACGGCCCCTGGCCGGTGAGCCGCTACACGGTGGACTTCGGCGACGGATCCGCCCCCGTGGTGACCGACGGCTCGGCCCCGCCGAACGGCCTGACGCACGACTACGCCGTCTCCGGCACCTACACGGTGACCGAGACCGTCACCGACGACCACGGCCGCTCCGCCGGCGCGTCGGTGCAGCAGTACGTCCACGGTCCCCTGGCGGGCGTGCCGTTCACCGGCAGCTTCGCCGGCCCCAGCACCCACCTCGGCCTCTTCGACAACGGGCGCTGGGCGCTGTCCACCCAGAAGTCGTCGGCCCAGGCCGGCACGATCTGGACGTTCGGCAGCCCGGGCGACGTCCCCGTGGTCGGCGCGTGGGACAACGCCTGCCGGTGCCGGCTGGGCATCTACCGCCCGAGCACCGGCACCTTCGCCCTGAAGCACAACGACGGCTCGGTCTCCGCCGTGCAGTTCGGTGACCCGGGCGACATCCCGGCCGTCGGCGCGTGGGACCGCAACGGGCACGACCAGCTGGGCATCTACCGCCCGAGCATCGGCACGCTGGCCGTCCGGCACGACGACGGCTCGGTGACCACGATGCCCTTCGGCGACGCCGGGGACCTCCCCGTGGTGGGCGACTGGGACGGCGTGGGCCACGCCCAGTTCGGGCTGTTCCGCCCCGGTCGGAACCCGGGCGACCCGAACCTGTTCATCCTGCGTCACGACGACGGCAGCGTGTCGACCGCCACCTACGGCGTCAAGGGCGACCTCCCCGTGGTCGGCGACTGGCTGGGCAAGGGCCGGACGACGTTCGGTGTGTTCGGTCCGAGCACCCGTCTCTTCACCCTGAGCAACGCGTATGCGGGCCAGGCCGACGTGAGCTTCACGATCTACGGGTGA
- a CDS encoding SbtR family transcriptional regulator — MAGLLTGAQQAGTVRPELRLPELIALIAGASTTMELLGTEPAAQQRIFEVVFDGLRAR; from the coding sequence CTGGCCGGCCTGCTGACCGGAGCGCAGCAGGCCGGCACGGTCCGCCCTGAGCTGCGCCTGCCGGAGCTGATCGCCTTGATCGCCGGCGCCAGTACGACGATGGAACTCCTCGGAACCGAACCGGCGGCCCAGCAGCGGATCTTCGAAGTGGTCTTCGACGGCCTGCGGGCCCGCTGA
- a CDS encoding aspartate/glutamate racemase family protein: protein MRTIGLIGGMSWESTAEYYRLLNEFTRERLGGLHSARCVIYSVDFAEIERLQVQGRWTEAGEILAAAARALEAAGADMVLICTNTMHKVADRVEAAVSIPLLHLADATATAVRASGLRRVGLLGTAFTMEQDFYRGRLEAGGLDVRVPDADGRAIVHHVIYQELCLGVVREESRAAYRKVIADLVADGAEGIILGCTEIELLIGSEDSPVPVFPTARLHAAAAVHAALSDTRHEGPTASR, encoded by the coding sequence GTGCGGACGATCGGCCTGATCGGTGGGATGAGCTGGGAGTCGACGGCGGAGTACTACCGGTTGTTGAACGAGTTCACGCGCGAGCGCCTCGGCGGACTCCACTCGGCGCGGTGCGTGATCTACTCGGTGGACTTCGCGGAGATCGAGCGATTGCAGGTGCAGGGCCGTTGGACGGAGGCCGGCGAGATCCTGGCCGCGGCCGCCCGGGCGCTTGAGGCGGCCGGCGCGGACATGGTGCTGATCTGCACCAACACCATGCACAAGGTCGCGGACCGGGTCGAGGCGGCGGTCTCCATCCCGCTGCTGCACCTGGCCGACGCCACCGCGACGGCCGTGCGGGCGTCGGGCCTGCGCCGGGTCGGTCTCCTGGGCACCGCGTTCACCATGGAGCAGGACTTCTACCGGGGCCGGCTCGAAGCCGGCGGACTCGATGTGCGCGTCCCGGACGCCGACGGGCGCGCGATCGTCCACCACGTCATCTACCAGGAGCTCTGCCTGGGCGTCGTGCGGGAGGAGTCACGCGCCGCCTACCGGAAGGTCATCGCGGACCTGGTCGCCGACGGTGCGGAGGGGATCATTCTCGGCTGTACCGAGATCGAGCTCCTCATCGGTTCCGAGGACAGCCCCGTCCCGGTCTTCCCCACCGCGCGACTCCACGCGGCGGCCGCCGTGCACGCAGCGCTGTCCGACACCCGGCACGAGGGACCCACCGCATCCCGCTGA
- a CDS encoding tyrosinase family protein, which yields MAEWDPVLYWYARAVGRMQQRPATDPTSWVFQGCIHGIPPTVTQTHEAFSQCPHGGWFFLPWHRGYLWYFERIIRAAIKEIAAEEHITPDPSTTWALPYWDYALDAPSATPPSTFTTRALPAAFRSPKMPDRPGGTTLTVDNPLCLRDDLEPTTEAEFWAAPHRAKDKNTARQVLPYVDLNPFRAMSETIFAATKSRTPVQPTFGSEVSYTVMPHFQPGFGELENVPHNQVHGGVGGWMGRVEGSARDPIFWLHHANLDRLWSGWLDKGNQNPDHTSWLDHAFIFFDGNGQEERPTSKAVMDDARDYAYESLTDGSGTRPVILPPVQAPRAGERVLAASVANPRQPLDVRAATTVSLEPSGVEGAMRSLAARDEPQTNLILTVHDVYTEIPPGTPFHVFLNGPGGDLDPEGPYFVGWISFFGMAGAGGHDASYDVTEQVQRLKDQGLMPDGPLTVSIVPSIPQPATNIPQPSFESVSLTSI from the coding sequence ATGGCCGAGTGGGATCCGGTGCTGTACTGGTACGCCCGCGCCGTCGGAAGGATGCAGCAGCGGCCCGCCACCGACCCGACGAGCTGGGTCTTCCAGGGGTGCATCCACGGCATCCCGCCCACCGTCACGCAGACGCACGAAGCCTTCAGCCAGTGTCCGCACGGAGGCTGGTTCTTCCTGCCGTGGCACCGGGGCTACCTCTGGTACTTCGAGCGGATCATCCGGGCGGCCATCAAGGAGATCGCCGCCGAGGAGCACATCACCCCCGACCCCTCCACCACCTGGGCCCTCCCGTACTGGGACTACGCGCTGGACGCGCCCTCCGCCACCCCGCCCTCGACCTTCACGACACGCGCGCTCCCGGCGGCCTTCCGCAGCCCGAAGATGCCGGACCGCCCGGGCGGCACCACCCTGACCGTCGACAACCCGCTCTGCCTCCGGGACGACCTGGAACCGACGACCGAGGCGGAGTTCTGGGCCGCCCCGCATCGCGCCAAGGACAAGAACACCGCCCGTCAGGTCCTCCCCTACGTGGACCTCAACCCCTTCAGGGCGATGAGCGAGACGATCTTCGCCGCCACGAAGAGCCGGACGCCGGTCCAGCCGACCTTCGGCAGCGAGGTCAGCTACACCGTCATGCCCCACTTCCAGCCCGGCTTCGGCGAGCTGGAGAACGTCCCGCACAACCAGGTCCACGGTGGCGTCGGCGGCTGGATGGGCCGGGTGGAGGGCTCCGCCCGCGATCCGATCTTCTGGCTGCACCACGCCAACCTCGACCGGCTCTGGTCGGGCTGGCTGGACAAGGGCAACCAGAACCCGGACCACACGTCCTGGCTGGACCACGCGTTCATCTTCTTCGACGGGAACGGACAGGAGGAACGGCCCACCAGCAAGGCGGTCATGGACGACGCACGCGACTACGCGTACGAGTCGCTGACCGACGGGTCGGGCACCCGGCCGGTGATCCTGCCGCCGGTCCAGGCCCCACGGGCGGGCGAGCGGGTCCTGGCGGCCTCCGTCGCCAACCCCCGGCAGCCGCTCGACGTCCGGGCGGCGACCACGGTGTCCCTGGAACCGAGTGGCGTCGAGGGGGCCATGCGCTCGCTCGCCGCCCGCGACGAGCCGCAGACCAACCTCATCCTCACCGTGCACGACGTGTACACCGAGATCCCGCCCGGGACGCCGTTCCACGTCTTCCTCAACGGCCCCGGCGGCGACCTCGACCCGGAGGGCCCCTACTTCGTCGGCTGGATCTCCTTCTTCGGCATGGCCGGCGCCGGCGGGCACGACGCCAGCTACGACGTCACCGAGCAGGTCCAACGCCTCAAGGACCAGGGGCTGATGCCGGACGGCCCGCTCACCGTCTCGATCGTGCCGTCCATCCCGCAGCCGGCGACGAACATCCCGCAGCCCAGCTTCGAGAGCGTCAGCCTCACCAGCATCTGA
- a CDS encoding DUF5134 domain-containing protein, whose translation MQEPVIATALLIALTGWCAVHCALAVAGGGCPDRRLEPIEFVTALAMVAMVAPAADPLPRVLWAALLAAAAAWPALLLAGRMGRHHRSAPTGALRHYPHHILSAAVMAALVLLMAPAQRHAGAGHTGGGHGGGHAAVPEWALLALVAYFLVHAARGAGTLLPRPAAVGRPRGERPAGRPARVHGPAALTSPDLVAARRTVMSIGMAYMLLGMS comes from the coding sequence GTGCAAGAGCCCGTGATCGCCACCGCCCTGCTGATCGCCCTGACCGGCTGGTGTGCGGTCCACTGCGCCCTCGCCGTCGCGGGGGGCGGCTGTCCGGACCGCCGGCTGGAGCCGATCGAGTTCGTGACGGCCCTCGCCATGGTCGCCATGGTGGCACCGGCGGCGGACCCGCTGCCGCGAGTCCTGTGGGCCGCTCTGCTCGCCGCGGCCGCGGCCTGGCCGGCGCTCCTGCTGGCGGGGCGGATGGGCCGTCACCACCGCTCGGCCCCGACCGGCGCCCTGCGTCACTATCCGCACCACATCCTCAGCGCGGCGGTGATGGCCGCCCTGGTGCTGCTGATGGCACCGGCGCAGCGCCACGCGGGCGCCGGCCACACCGGTGGCGGCCACGGGGGCGGCCATGCCGCGGTGCCGGAGTGGGCCCTGCTGGCGCTGGTCGCCTACTTCCTGGTCCACGCGGCCCGCGGCGCGGGCACGCTCCTGCCGCGCCCGGCCGCCGTGGGCCGCCCGCGGGGGGAACGACCGGCAGGGCGGCCGGCCCGCGTCCACGGACCGGCCGCCCTGACCTCACCCGACCTGGTCGCCGCGCGGCGCACGGTGATGTCGATCGGCATGGCCTACATGCTGCTCGGCATGAGTTGA